GCGCTTCTCTCGATTCAACACCGCCTGTCTCTGCCTGCTGGCGTCGTCACCCTCGCTTGCCCGCGCGCAGTCAGCGCGAACGGCACCGTTCTCCACCGCGGCCGGCGAGTGGCCCAGCCACACCGGTGATACACGCGGCACGCGCTACTCGCCGCTCGATCAGATCACGGCCGCCAACTTCAGCACCCTCGAAGTCGCCTGGCGTTTCAAGACCGACCAGCTCGGACCTCGACCGGAGTTCAAGCTGGAGGGCACGCCGCTGATGGTCGGCAACGTGCTCTACACCACCGCCGGCACGCGCCGCGCGGTGGTGGCCCTCGACGCCGTCACCGGTGAACTGCTGTGGATGCACAGCGAGAATGAAGGCGCGCGCGGTGCGGCTGCGCCACGACCACTTTCCGGCCGCGGCTTGGCCTATTGGACCGACGGCACCAGCGCGCGCATTCTGTACGTCACGCCGGGCTACCGCCTCATCGCGCTCGATGCGAGATCCGGCGCGCGCATTCGCAGCTTCGGCGACAGTGGCGCCGTCGATCTCAAGCTGAACATGGATCAGCCGATTCTCCCCGACCTCGAAACGGGCGAAATCGGATACCAAGGGGCGCCCACCGTCGCGCGCAATGTCGTCATCATCGGCGCCGCCTTTCGTGAAGGAGGGTCGCCCAAATCGTTTCGCAACAACAAGGGGGACATCCGCGGCTTCGACGTGCGCACAGGGAAGCGTTTGTGGACCTTTCACACGATCCCGCGCAAGGGAGAGTTCGGCTACGACACCTGGTTGAACGGCTCGGCCGAAAACGCCGGTAACACCGGCGTCTGGACGCAGATCACCGCAGATGAAGAACTCGGCCTCGTGTATCTGCCGATCGAATCGCCCACCGGCGATTACTACGGCGGTCATCGACCGGGCGACAACCTGTACGGCGAAAGCCTCGTTTGCGTCGATCTGCTCACCGGCGTGCGCAAGTGGCACTACCAGCTGGTGCGTCATCCGATCTGGGATTTCGATCTCGCCGCCGCGCCCATCCTCGCCGACATCACGGTCGGCGGGAAAGCGATCAAGAGCGTCGCGTTGCCCACGAAGCAGGGCATCCTGTACATGTTCGATCGGGTGACTGGTAAACCCATCTGGCCGTTCGAAGAGCGCGCGGTCGAAAAGGGCGACGTGCCGGGCGAGTGGTACGCGCCCACACAGCCCATGCCAACCAAGCCTGCGGCCTATGCGCGCAACGGGGTGCTGACCACCGATCTCATCGACTTCACGCCGGCCCTCAAGGACGCCGGACTCGCCGCCGCGTCGCGCTTCAAGCTCGGACCGATTTTCACGCCGCCCGTGCTCAGCAAGACCGAAGGCCCGCTGGCCACGTTCTCGAATGGCCCTACGAACGGCGGTAGCAACTGGCCCGGTGGCTCGTACGATCCCGAGACGCACATGCTCTATCTCTCGGCGACGAACGCATCGCCGTCCGCGCTCGGGCTCGTCGTGCCGGCGAAGGGCGTATCCGACATGGACTACATTCGCGGTTTCGCACCCGGCGCCGGACGTGGGGGCTTCACGGTGCAGGGCCTGCCGCTCCTCAAGCCACCATACGGTACGATCAGCGCGATCGATCTCGACAAGGGCGACATCGTGTGGCAA
This region of Gemmatimonas groenlandica genomic DNA includes:
- a CDS encoding PQQ-binding-like beta-propeller repeat protein, whose protein sequence is MRFSRFNTACLCLLASSPSLARAQSARTAPFSTAAGEWPSHTGDTRGTRYSPLDQITAANFSTLEVAWRFKTDQLGPRPEFKLEGTPLMVGNVLYTTAGTRRAVVALDAVTGELLWMHSENEGARGAAAPRPLSGRGLAYWTDGTSARILYVTPGYRLIALDARSGARIRSFGDSGAVDLKLNMDQPILPDLETGEIGYQGAPTVARNVVIIGAAFREGGSPKSFRNNKGDIRGFDVRTGKRLWTFHTIPRKGEFGYDTWLNGSAENAGNTGVWTQITADEELGLVYLPIESPTGDYYGGHRPGDNLYGESLVCVDLLTGVRKWHYQLVRHPIWDFDLAAAPILADITVGGKAIKSVALPTKQGILYMFDRVTGKPIWPFEERAVEKGDVPGEWYAPTQPMPTKPAAYARNGVLTTDLIDFTPALKDAGLAAASRFKLGPIFTPPVLSKTEGPLATFSNGPTNGGSNWPGGSYDPETHMLYLSATNASPSALGLVVPAKGVSDMDYIRGFAPGAGRGGFTVQGLPLLKPPYGTISAIDLDKGDIVWQVPHGETPDAVRNHEALKGVSIPRTGQAGSVGTLVTKTLVIAGDPEVTTLAPRPRGAVLRAYDKATGKEVGGVNLPAPQSGSPMTYTVGGKQYIVIAVSGGPYSGEYIAFRLPTAGAR